A genomic window from Lycium barbarum isolate Lr01 chromosome 4, ASM1917538v2, whole genome shotgun sequence includes:
- the LOC132636792 gene encoding proline-rich receptor-like protein kinase PERK1, whose protein sequence is MSTPAPVTAPSPKSPPSNSTSPPPSTPQAPPPATPTPPANAPPPATPTPPPTTTPSPPATSPPPTTTPTPPATSTPPPTSTTPSPPSTTPSPPSPPSTTPSPPSTTPSPPSTTPSPPSRGNSPPTPSRSTPEPSGGGRQSPPESDGGGSSSGISTGVVVGIAIGGVVILLVLSLLFVCCKKKKKRRNHQDYYVPPPPPPQGVKADQYGGPMQHWQQNAPPPADHLVTIPPKPLPPPPSHAPPRAPSPQPPSYMNSSGASSNYSGSEVGPSPAMSLGFSSQSTFMYEELVRATDGFSDANLLGQGGFGYVHKGVLPNGKEVAVKQLKAGSGQGEREFRAEVEIISRVHHKHLVSLVGYCITGAQRLLVYEFVPNNTLEFHLHGKGRPPLDWPTRLKIAIGSAKGLAYLHEDCQPKIIHRDIKAANILLDFNFEAKVADFGLAKLTSDVNTHVSTRVMGTFGYLAPEYASSGKLTDKSDVFSFGVMLLELITGRRPVDSNQSYIEDSLVDWARPLLTQALEDEKFDALVDRRLGNDYNHNEMARMAACCAASVRHSAKRRPKMTQVLRALEGDVSLSDLNEGIKPGHSTVYSSYTSSDYDALQYNEDMKKFRKMALATSQEYNSSDQYSNPTSEYGLYPSGSSSEGQRTREMEMGKAKKDSRGFSGSKGFSGNS, encoded by the exons ATGTCAACTCCGGCGCCGGTAACTGCCCCTTCTCCTAAATCACCGCCAAGTAATTCCACTTCTCCGCCGCCGTCAACTCCACAAGCTCCACCTCCGGCCACCCCAACCCCACCAGCAAACGCTCCTCCTCCGgccaccccaaccccacccccaacaACCACCCCATCACCTCCAGCAACAAGTCCTCCACCAACAACAACTCCTACCCCACCAGCAACATCAACTCcaccaccaacatcaacaactccATCACCACCATCAACAACTCCATCTCCTCCTTCGCCGCCGTCTACCACCCCATCGCCGCCGTCTACCACCCCATCGCCGCCGTCAACCACCCCATCACCGCCTTCTAGAGGGAATTCACCGCCAACACCTTCCCGGAGCACTCCGGAGCCATCTGGTGGAGGAAGGCAATCACCACCGGAGTCAGATGGGGGAGGGTCATCATCGGGAATATCGACAGGGGTAGTTGTGGGAATTGCTATTGGTGGTGTGGTAATACTATTAGTGTTGAGTTTGTTGTTTGTATgttgcaagaagaagaagaagaggagaaatcATCAAGATTATTATGTTccacctccaccaccaccacAAGGAGTCAAAG CTGACCAGTATGGTGGGCCTATGCAACATTGGCAGCAAAATGCTCCACCTCCGGCAGATCATTTAGTCACAATTCCGCCTAAACCGTTACCTCCGCCACCTTCACATGCTCCACCACGTGCACCTTCACCTCAGCCTCCATCTTACATGAACAGCAGTGGAGCATCTTCAAACTATTCCGGGTCCGAAGTTGGGCCTTCTCCGGCCATGTCCTTAGGTTTCTCCTCACAGAGCACATTCATGTACGAGGAATTGGTTCGGGCAACTGATGGCTTCTCAGATGCTAACCTTCTGGGACAAGGTGGTTTTGGATATGTGCACAAAGGAGTCCTTCCTAATGGGAAAGAGGTTGCAGTTAAACAGCTTAAGGCTGGGAGCGGACAAGGTGAACGTGAATTTCGGGCGGAAGTTGAGATTATTAGCCGAGTACATCACAAGCATCTTGTGTCTCTCGTTGGATACTGCATTACTGGTGCTCAAAGATTGCTCGTTTATGAGTTTGTTCCAAACAATACTTTGGAATTTCATTTACACG GAAAGGGAAGGCCTCCATTGGATTGGCCAACGCGACTAAAGATTGCTATAGGGTCTGCTAAAGGACTGGCATATCTGCATGAAGACT GTCAACCTAAAATCATTCATCGTGATATCAAGGCAGCTAATATACTTCTCGACTTCAATTTTGAGGCCAAG GTTGCTGATTTTGGACTTGCTAAGCTAACTTCTGATGTTAATACTCATGTCTCCACCAGAGTGATGGGAACTTTTGG GTATTTGGCTCCAGAATATGCGTCTTCTGGAAAACTTACGGATAAATCAGATGTATTTTCCTTTGGAGTAATGCTTCTAGAGTTGATAACGGGACGTCGGCCTGTTGATTCCAATCAGTCATACATAGAAGATAGTTTGGTGGACTGG GCACGGCCATTGCTCACACAAGCTTTAGAAGATGAAAAGTTTGATGCCCTTGTTGATCGTCGGCTAGGTAATGATTATAACCATAACGAGATGGCTCGTATGGCTGCTTGTTGTGCTGCTTCTGTCCGTCATTCAGCAAAGCGTCGACCAAAAATGACTCAG GTTCTTAGAGCTTTGGAAGGAGATGTCTCGTTATCAGACCTTAATGAAGGGATTAAACCCGGACACAGCACAGTATATAGTTCATATACAAGTTCAGATTACGACGCACTCCAGTACAATGAAGACATGAAGAAATTCAGGAAGATGGCACTAGCGACAAGTCAAGAATATAACAGTAGTGATCAGTACAGTAATCCGACAAGTGAATATGGGCTATACCCGTCTGGATCAAGTAGCGAAGGCCAACGTACAAGGGAAATGGAAATGGGTAAGGCGAAGAAAGATAGCAGAGGATTTAGTGGAAGTAAAGGCTTCAGTGGAAATTCTTAG